One part of the Blastocatellia bacterium genome encodes these proteins:
- a CDS encoding ABC transporter substrate-binding protein, with amino-acid sequence MRKAFICAALSALMALVACKPGGVGGPSGTPNPPFAGDLPQDAYVFQGEPGVYGGQLVLDLKNDPATFNIINITDENSAYLLYYHVFRWLIDFRNGGDPPDFDSGLCTGWENSPDLKQWTFHLRRGVRWSDGEPFNADDVMFTWDVIRDPNVQSAIADVFKEGADGGHPLYPQLDKLDDVTVRFTLHAPNAMFLDQIVNFFPIPKHKWESAWRAGRFNEVMKLTDNLDDIVSLGPFRLKEYTPGQRVVLERNPYFWKVDKKGQRLPYLDRLVFLIAKDFTTVQAKFEATEIDMLARVRAEDYAQVKKFESADIGVQDIGVVLDTQWIVFNQNNLDNPQTHKPYLAPWKQRLFRDTRFRQAVSYAIDREGLAKTVYAGRAVPLYSFITPADKIWYSDEVMKYPYDPERARRMLADIGLKDNDGDGVLEDGEGHRLEFSVITNSSNSQRVRTAAFIAKNLQDIGIKLNPESVTLNAVVTAMQSTFNFDALELGWQGAVPPGPTNTKNITLSSALNHACFPSQPKPSTEWEARIDQLVHEIDGEPDAGIRKQKFAEVQRIWSEQLPEINLVVQEEAVAFKKKFGNLLPSTMSPRVSWNAEEIYIKR; translated from the coding sequence ATGAGAAAGGCTTTTATCTGTGCGGCGCTCTCTGCGTTGATGGCCCTTGTGGCCTGTAAACCCGGTGGGGTTGGCGGACCGAGCGGCACACCAAACCCGCCGTTTGCCGGCGACCTGCCGCAGGACGCCTATGTCTTTCAGGGCGAGCCGGGTGTTTACGGCGGCCAACTGGTGCTTGATCTCAAGAACGACCCGGCGACTTTCAACATCATTAACATCACCGACGAGAACAGTGCTTACCTGCTCTATTATCATGTCTTCCGCTGGCTGATCGATTTCCGCAACGGCGGCGATCCGCCCGATTTCGACTCCGGGCTCTGCACCGGCTGGGAAAACTCGCCCGACCTCAAGCAATGGACTTTCCACCTGCGGCGCGGCGTCCGCTGGTCGGACGGCGAGCCGTTCAATGCCGACGACGTGATGTTCACCTGGGACGTCATCCGCGACCCGAACGTGCAAAGCGCAATCGCCGACGTCTTCAAGGAAGGCGCTGATGGCGGCCATCCGCTCTACCCGCAGCTCGATAAGCTCGACGACGTGACGGTGCGGTTTACATTGCACGCACCGAACGCGATGTTCCTTGACCAGATCGTCAACTTCTTCCCCATCCCGAAGCACAAGTGGGAGTCGGCCTGGCGCGCGGGCCGCTTCAATGAAGTGATGAAACTTACCGACAACCTCGACGACATCGTCTCGCTGGGGCCGTTCCGCTTGAAAGAGTACACGCCGGGACAGCGCGTCGTGCTCGAACGCAACCCGTACTTCTGGAAGGTTGATAAGAAGGGCCAGCGACTGCCCTACCTGGACCGCCTGGTCTTCCTCATCGCCAAAGACTTCACCACGGTGCAGGCGAAGTTCGAGGCCACCGAGATCGATATGCTGGCGCGCGTGCGCGCCGAAGATTACGCCCAGGTCAAGAAGTTCGAAAGCGCCGACATCGGCGTGCAGGACATCGGCGTCGTCCTCGACACCCAGTGGATCGTCTTCAATCAAAATAATCTCGACAACCCACAGACCCATAAACCTTACCTCGCGCCGTGGAAGCAGCGTCTCTTCCGCGACACGCGCTTCCGCCAGGCGGTCTCTTACGCCATTGACCGCGAGGGCCTGGCCAAGACGGTCTACGCGGGCCGCGCCGTGCCGCTCTATTCGTTTATCACGCCGGCGGACAAAATCTGGTACAGCGACGAGGTGATGAAGTACCCCTACGACCCGGAGCGCGCCCGCAGGATGCTGGCCGACATCGGCTTGAAGGACAATGACGGCGACGGCGTCCTCGAAGACGGTGAAGGGCACCGGCTCGAATTCAGCGTCATCACCAACTCCAGCAATTCGCAGCGCGTGCGCACGGCGGCGTTTATAGCCAAGAATCTCCAGGATATCGGCATCAAGCTCAACCCCGAATCGGTGACGCTCAACGCCGTCGTCACGGCCATGCAGTCAACGTTTAACTTTGACGCGCTGGAACTCGGCTGGCAGGGGGCTGTGCCCCCCGGCCCGACCAACACGAAAAACATCACCTTGTCGTCGGCGCTCAACCACGCCTGCTTCCCGAGCCAGCCCAAGCCGTCAACCGAATGGGAGGCGCGCATCGATCAGCTTGTGCATGAGATAGACGGCGAGCCGGACGCCGGCATACGCAAGCAGAAATTCGCCGAGGTGCAACGCATCTGGTCCGAGCAATTGCCGGAGATTAACCTGGTCGTGCAGGAAGAGGCAGTCGCTTTCAAGAAGAAGTTCGGCAACCTGCTGCCCTCGACCATGTCGCCGCGCGTTAGCTGGAACGCGGAAGAGATTTACATTAAGCGATGA
- a CDS encoding ABC transporter permease — protein MRTFLIRRGLAAVPLILFVTFFTKVMLVLSPGNFLDELRMKPNISRDYLERMEQKYHLDSRNVFERYWYWLKPALKGDLGDSFITAAPVTTLIGQRMLNTLMLTGAALVFSWALAIPLGVLAGVNRNRWVDRLCSFISFFGLSIPSVFFSLLLILFAVKTGWFPAGGIHDQVNWDYMNGWQRFTDTLWHLVLPTVVLGTLGMAQYMRQMRSEMIETLSQDYIRTARAKGLSQRRIVFRHALGNAINPLVTLFGLSLAYLLAGALLTEYVFAWPGLGTLVYEALRDKDEPLVMAAVTMLVVMLVVGNLIADLLLAVIDPRIRVE, from the coding sequence ATGCGCACCTTTCTCATCAGGCGCGGGCTCGCGGCGGTGCCGCTCATCCTCTTTGTGACCTTCTTCACAAAGGTGATGCTGGTACTGTCGCCGGGCAACTTCCTCGACGAGCTGCGCATGAAGCCGAACATCTCGCGCGACTACCTTGAGCGCATGGAGCAGAAGTACCACCTCGACAGCCGCAACGTCTTCGAGCGCTACTGGTACTGGCTGAAGCCGGCGCTCAAGGGCGACCTCGGCGATTCGTTTATCACCGCCGCGCCGGTGACGACGCTGATCGGCCAGCGCATGCTCAACACGCTGATGCTGACGGGGGCGGCGCTGGTCTTCTCATGGGCGCTGGCCATCCCGCTCGGCGTACTCGCCGGCGTCAACCGCAACCGCTGGGTGGACAGGCTGTGCAGCTTCATCTCGTTCTTCGGGCTATCGATCCCTAGCGTCTTCTTCTCGCTGCTGCTCATCTTGTTTGCCGTCAAGACCGGCTGGTTCCCGGCGGGCGGCATTCACGACCAGGTCAACTGGGACTACATGAATGGCTGGCAGCGCTTCACCGACACGCTGTGGCATCTGGTGCTACCGACCGTGGTGCTCGGCACGCTGGGGATGGCGCAGTACATGCGACAGATGCGCAGCGAGATGATCGAGACCTTATCGCAAGATTACATCCGCACGGCGCGCGCCAAGGGCCTGAGCCAACGCCGCATCGTCTTCCGCCATGCGCTCGGCAATGCCATCAACCCGCTGGTGACGCTGTTCGGGTTGTCGCTGGCTTACCTGCTGGCTGGGGCGCTGCTGACCGAATATGTTTTCGCCTGGCCGGGACTCGGCACGCTGGTGTATGAAGCATTACGCGACAAAGACGAGCCGCTGGTGATGGCGGCGGTGACCATGCTGGTGGTGATGCTGGTTGTCGGCAACTTGATCGCCGACTTGCTGCTCGCCGTCATTGACCCGCGCATCCGCGTCGAATAA